The Longimicrobiales bacterium DNA segment CGGCGTGGGTTGGGCCTTCCACCCGAGCATGAAGAGGCAGCATGGACGGGCAACCGCACCGCGAACGACCGCGCTCGTTCCACCCGCATTTCGTCGACAGCCCGCCCGCGCCGCGCGGCACACCGGGCTGGGACGTCGGCCCCGAGCGCCGCATCGATGATGGCCGCTCCCTCGCACGCGCACTCGGCTGGTTCAGTATAGGACTGGGCGCACTGGAGATCTTCGGTGCCCGCCAGCTCACGAACTTTCTCGGCGTCGACGAGCGCCATACGACGCTGATCCGCGCCTACGGTGTGCGCGAGGTGCTGACCGGAATCAGCATCATGAGCGAGCGCACCCCGGCGCCTGGCGTGTGGGGTCGGGTCGCCGGTGACGCGCTCGACCTCGCCACACTCGGAATGGCCTTCCGTCGTGACGATCCGAGTCCGCGGGGTGTCGCGATCGCCGCGCTCGCCGTCGCAGGTGCTGCGGCCCTGGACATTACGTCTGCGATGCAGCTGACGCGGACGCGGAATCGCACGCAGCGTCACGATCACGGGCGGGCGCGTGGCGACGGACGCACCACTGCGAAGGGACGTTTTTCCGAACGCAACGGAGACGCGTCATGAAAGCGCTCACGTGGCACGGCCGCTCGGACGTGCGCTGCGAGACGGTACCGGATCCCGGGATCGTCGACCCGACGGATGCCGTCGTGCGCATCACGTCGACCGCCATCTGCGGCTCGGATCTGCACCTGTACGACGGCTTCAACCCGTTCATGGAAAAGGGCGACGTGCTCGGTCACGAGCCGATGGGGATCGTCGAGGAGGTCGGCAGTGACGTGAAACGTATCCGACCGGGTGACCGCGTCGTCATCCCATTCACGATCTCGTGCGGCAGCTGCTGGGCGTGCAGGGACGGGTTGTATTCCGTCTGTCAGACGAGCAACCGCAATGCCGAGCTCGCGCAGAAGATGATGGGTCACACCACGGCAGGGCTGTTCGGCTACTCGCACCTCACCGGCGGCTTCGCGGGCGGACAGGCGCAGTACCTGCGCGTGCCGTACGCGGATGTCGGGCCGGTCAGGATCGACTCCGACCTGCCCGACGAGCAGGTCCTCTTTCTGTCGGACATCTTCCCCACCGGGTGGATGGCCGCGGAAAACGCGGAGATTCAGCCCGGCGACACGGTCGCGGTCTGGGGCGCCGGCCCCGTCGGCCAGTTCACGATACAGTCCGCGTGGATGCTCGGCGCGGGTCGCGTCATCGCGATCGATCGCGTGCCCGAGCGACTCGAGATGGCGCGCACCGCCGGACGCGCCGAGACGATCGACATCCGCGACGCCTCCGTCTACGACACGCTGCAGGAGATGACCCAGGGCCGCGGCCCCGATCGCTGCATCGACGCCGTCGGGCTCGAGGCGCACAGCGTCGGCAGCATCGATGCGGTCTACGACAAGGTGAAGACGATGCTGTTCATGGAAACGGACCGCGCGCACGTGATCCGCGAGGCGATCTACTGCTGCAGGCCCGGCGGCACGGTCTCGATCCCGGGCGTCTATCTGGGCTTCGTCGACAAGTTCCCGCTCGGCGCCTTCATGAACAAAGGCCTCACGCTCAAAACCGGTCAGACGCACGTGCAGCGCTACCTGGAGCCGCTGCTGCAGCGCATCGAGACGGGCGAGATCGATCCGTCGTTCGTCGTGACGCACACCGTGCCGATCGACGAGGGACCGGACATGTACCGGATCTTCCGGGCAAAGGACGACGGCTGCATCAAGGTCGTGCTGAAGCCCTGGGACTGACGTGGCGACGCGGGCGCTGGCGGTGAGCTGATCTGAACGGCCGGGGCACACTCGGCACGCGGCGGGTTACGACTCGCTCGCGCGCTCCTGCGACGGCGCAAGCACGGACTCGCTGACCGCGGCGTCCTCGTCCGCCGCGCTCTCGCGCGCCAGCGCCGGCGTGCGGTGCACGAGGCGGGCGAGCAGGATGCGCTCGGCGCGTACGTCATTGCCGAGCTGCACCATCAGGCGGACCAGGTCGCCGCCCCCCCACAGCACGACAGCGAGCACCAGCGTGCGTGCAAGCTCACCCAGGATCGCCGGGAGCTGCACCGCACCATGGTAGCGGAGATCCGCGACGAACTGGCCGATCACCGCCACGAAGAGGAAGACGGCGGCTGCCTTGAACAGGGTGCCGACCCAGCGCAG contains these protein-coding regions:
- a CDS encoding zinc-dependent alcohol dehydrogenase; translated protein: MKALTWHGRSDVRCETVPDPGIVDPTDAVVRITSTAICGSDLHLYDGFNPFMEKGDVLGHEPMGIVEEVGSDVKRIRPGDRVVIPFTISCGSCWACRDGLYSVCQTSNRNAELAQKMMGHTTAGLFGYSHLTGGFAGGQAQYLRVPYADVGPVRIDSDLPDEQVLFLSDIFPTGWMAAENAEIQPGDTVAVWGAGPVGQFTIQSAWMLGAGRVIAIDRVPERLEMARTAGRAETIDIRDASVYDTLQEMTQGRGPDRCIDAVGLEAHSVGSIDAVYDKVKTMLFMETDRAHVIREAIYCCRPGGTVSIPGVYLGFVDKFPLGAFMNKGLTLKTGQTHVQRYLEPLLQRIETGEIDPSFVVTHTVPIDEGPDMYRIFRAKDDGCIKVVLKPWD